In Gopherus flavomarginatus isolate rGopFla2 chromosome 1, rGopFla2.mat.asm, whole genome shotgun sequence, a single genomic region encodes these proteins:
- the LOC127044776 gene encoding olfactory receptor 52R1-like — protein sequence MSDSNTTEFTNPSAFILLGIPGLEVAYVWISIPFCTMYVIVILGNFTILFIVKRELSLHEPMYYFLCMLAITDLVLSTSTMPKILAIFWFNSREIKFSACLTQLYFIHCFSAIESGIFVAMAVDRYVAICHPLRHSTILTNRMVIKIGLAVVLRGSMLALPYPFLVRWWPYCRTNIIPHTHCEHIAVLKLACADIHISSYYGLFVVFCRIGLDVFFIVVSYTQILRAIFSLPTKDTRLKTFATCSSHLCVILAFYIPTLFFSLTSRFGHNLPLHFHIFIANVYLLVPPMLNPIIYGVRTKQIRDRLLQLFTHKGTKVFSWCSSSET from the coding sequence atgtcagattccaacacaacagAATTCACCAACCCCTCTGCCTTCATACttctgggcattcctggccttgAAGTGGCCtatgtctggatctccattcccttctgcaccatgtacgtCATAGTCATCTTAGGAAACTTTACTATCCTCTTCATCGTGAAGAGGGAGCTGAgtctccatgagcccatgtactattttctctgcatgctggccatcacAGATCTGGTCCTGTCTACATCCACCATGCCCAAAATTCTGgcaatcttctggttcaattccagggagatcaaattcagtgcctgcctcacccagctgtacttcattcactgcttctcagcgATCGAGTCTGGGATCTTCGTGGCCATGGCTGTGGATCGATACGTAGccatctgccatcccctgagacattccaccatcctgacaaaTCGCATGGTGATCAAGATTGGCCTGGCTGTGGTTCTGCGAGGCAGCATGCTCGCATTACCCTATCCCTTCCTAGTGAGAtggtggccatattgcagaaccaacatcattcCCCATACACACTGTGAGCACATAGCTGTATTGAAGCTGGCATGTGCCGACATCCATATCAGTAGTTACTATGGCCTCTTTGTAGTATTCTGTAGGATTGGACTGGATGTGTTTTTTATTGTTGTGTCCTATACCCAGAttctcagggccatcttcagcctccccacaaaggacacCCGGCTCAAGACTTTTgcgacctgcagctcccacctctgtgtcaTTTTAGCCTTTTATATCCCAACTCTCTTCTTTTCCCTCACATCCCGATTTGGGCACAATTTGCCACttcattttcacatttttattgCTAACGTGTACCTCCTTGTGCCCCccatgctaaaccccatcatctatggagtgaggaccaaacagatccgggacaggctgctccagctctttactCATAAGGGGACTAAAGTTTTCTCCTGGTGCTCTAGCTCTGAGACCTAG